A genomic window from Streptomyces sp. MST-110588 includes:
- a CDS encoding CBS domain-containing protein translates to MYVRNAMSTVVLTIGPAHTLRQAARLMAARRVGAAVVLDTDTSGLGILTERDILNSLGAGENPDRETAGAHTTADVVFAAPEWTLDEAADAMVHGGFRHLIVLDGLEPVGIVSVRDIIRCRSTVREGASTSAGAQVSPIPA, encoded by the coding sequence ATGTACGTCCGCAACGCCATGAGCACGGTGGTCCTCACCATCGGACCCGCCCATACGCTTCGCCAGGCGGCCCGTCTGATGGCGGCCCGCCGGGTCGGCGCGGCCGTCGTCCTCGACACGGACACCAGCGGGCTCGGGATTCTCACCGAGCGCGACATCCTCAACTCCCTGGGCGCGGGAGAGAACCCCGACCGGGAGACCGCCGGCGCCCACACCACCGCCGACGTCGTCTTCGCCGCGCCCGAATGGACGCTGGACGAGGCCGCGGACGCCATGGTGCACGGCGGGTTCCGTCACCTGATCGTCCTGGACGGCCTGGAGCCGGTCGGCATCGTCTCGGTGCGCGACATCATCCGGTGCCGCTCCACCGTCCGCGAAGGCGCGAGCACAAGCGCGGGTGCCCAGGTGAGCCCGATACCGGCCTGA
- a CDS encoding catalase produces the protein MSVQSTTGPLTTEAGAPVADNQNSETAGVGGPGLIQDQLLIEKLAHFNRERIPERVVHARGAGAYGTFTVTADVTKYTRAKFLSEVGKQTETFLRFSTVAGNLGSADAVRDPRGFALKFYTEEGNYDLVGNNTPVFFIKDAIKFPDFIHTQKRDPYTGSQEADNVWDFWGLSPEATHQVTWLFGDRGIPASYRHMDGFGSHTFQWNNEAGEVFWVKYHFKTDQGIKNLTQDEANKLAGEDPDSHQRDLREAIERGDFPTWTVYVQIMPAAEAANYRFNPFDLTKVWPHADYPLVEIGKLELNRNPENVFAEVEQAIFSPHHFVPGIGPSPDKMLQGRLFAYADAHRYRVGINADHLPVNRPHATEARTYGRDGYMYDGRHGRAKNYEPNSFAGPAETGKALWQASAVTGYTGNHEAPSHAEDDDFVQAGNLYRLMSEDEKERLIGNLAGFIAKVSRDDIAQRAIENFRKADPDYGKRLEAAVQALRG, from the coding sequence GTGTCGGTACAGAGCACCACCGGACCGCTGACGACGGAGGCCGGGGCTCCGGTCGCGGACAACCAGAACAGCGAGACGGCCGGCGTCGGCGGCCCGGGTCTGATCCAGGACCAGCTCCTGATCGAGAAGCTCGCGCACTTCAACCGCGAGCGCATCCCGGAGCGCGTCGTCCACGCCCGTGGCGCCGGTGCGTACGGCACGTTCACGGTGACCGCCGACGTGACCAAGTACACCCGCGCGAAGTTCCTCTCCGAGGTCGGCAAGCAGACCGAGACGTTCCTGCGCTTCTCGACCGTGGCCGGCAACCTCGGCTCGGCGGACGCGGTGCGTGACCCGCGCGGCTTCGCGCTGAAGTTCTACACCGAAGAGGGCAACTACGACCTCGTCGGCAACAACACCCCGGTCTTCTTCATCAAGGACGCCATCAAGTTCCCCGACTTCATCCACACCCAGAAGCGCGACCCGTACACCGGCTCGCAGGAGGCGGACAACGTCTGGGACTTCTGGGGCCTGTCGCCGGAGGCCACCCACCAGGTGACCTGGCTGTTCGGTGACCGCGGCATCCCGGCGTCCTACCGCCACATGGACGGCTTCGGCTCGCACACCTTCCAGTGGAACAACGAGGCCGGCGAGGTCTTCTGGGTCAAGTACCACTTCAAGACCGACCAGGGCATCAAGAACCTCACCCAGGACGAGGCCAACAAGCTCGCCGGTGAGGACCCCGACAGCCACCAGCGGGACCTGCGCGAGGCCATCGAGCGCGGTGACTTCCCCACCTGGACCGTGTACGTGCAGATCATGCCGGCGGCCGAGGCGGCGAACTACCGCTTCAACCCGTTCGACCTGACCAAGGTCTGGCCGCACGCGGACTACCCGCTGGTCGAGATAGGCAAGCTGGAGCTCAACCGCAACCCGGAGAACGTCTTCGCCGAGGTCGAGCAGGCGATCTTCTCCCCGCACCACTTCGTGCCGGGCATCGGCCCCTCGCCCGACAAGATGCTCCAGGGCCGGCTGTTCGCGTACGCCGACGCCCACCGCTACCGCGTCGGCATCAACGCCGACCATCTGCCGGTGAACCGCCCGCACGCCACCGAGGCGCGCACCTACGGCCGGGACGGCTACATGTACGACGGCCGCCACGGCAGGGCCAAGAACTACGAGCCGAACAGCTTCGCCGGGCCGGCCGAGACCGGTAAGGCGCTGTGGCAGGCCTCCGCGGTGACCGGTTACACCGGCAACCACGAAGCGCCCTCGCACGCCGAGGACGACGACTTCGTGCAGGCCGGGAACCTCTACCGGCTGATGTCCGAGGACGAGAAGGAGCGCCTGATCGGGAACCTCGCGGGCTTCATAGCCAAGGTCTCCCGGGATGACATCGCGCAGCGCGCGATCGAGAACTTCCGCAAGGCGGACCCGGACTACGGCAAGCGGCTGGAAGCCGCTGTCCAGGCCCTGCGTGGCTGA
- a CDS encoding Fur family transcriptional regulator, whose translation MSDLLERLRGRGWRLTAQRRVVAEVLNGDHVHYTADEVHARAAERLPEISRATVYNTLGELVSLGEVIEVSTDGRAKRYDPNAHHDHQHLVCSRCGTIRDVHVHGDPLASLPEPERYGFHISEVTVTYRGICPTCNTD comes from the coding sequence ATGAGTGACCTGCTGGAACGACTCCGGGGACGCGGCTGGCGGCTGACCGCGCAGCGACGCGTCGTCGCCGAGGTCCTCAACGGGGACCACGTCCACTACACCGCCGACGAAGTGCACGCGCGGGCCGCGGAGCGGCTCCCGGAGATCTCCCGCGCCACCGTCTACAACACCCTGGGCGAGCTGGTCTCCCTCGGGGAGGTGATCGAGGTGAGCACGGACGGGCGGGCGAAACGTTACGACCCCAACGCCCACCACGATCACCAGCACCTGGTGTGCTCGCGGTGCGGCACCATACGGGACGTCCATGTACACGGCGACCCCCTGGCCTCACTCCCGGAGCCGGAGCGCTACGGCTTCCACATCTCCGAGGTGACGGTCACCTACCGCGGCATCTGCCCCACCTGCAACACCGACTGA
- a CDS encoding tetratricopeptide repeat protein, with the protein MALMGDKARLLETGRLVHAPDDGRASEMPLDAMDAAEAADTSDAVIESEYRRAAETGDTASMSALGALLLRRGDLDSAEPYLRSATAAGDRAAANNLGVLLHQRGYADEAADWWRIAAVAGSAAAAHALGRHYRERGDEPAAEYWLRQSAESGHCLGAYALADLLEHRGDGDAERWFRAAAERGHREAAYRLARALDVRGTPTERGLLDERGVLDERGVLGESAAATDTGRFAAGPERSRAAEAEQWYRQAAARGHRRAALHLGTLLEERGDTQEAGRWYLCAAKGGEARAACALGFLLRDAGDDESAAEWWRRAAQDGDGNAANALGALHADRGETQTAERWYRAALEAGDVNGAYNIGLLCAEQGRAGLGEPWYRKAAYAGHREAANALAVLLLQRGDSAGAEPWFSKAAEAGSVDAAFNLGILYAGRGEDRTAHQWYERAAAAGHTEAALQVAIVHLREGDLAAAERHLRCAADGGSAEAAFRLADLLDRRAGETGGRDDNESTRWYERAAHQGHRRAQVRVGMFAAARGDVVEAAQWYRAAAEAGSRNGAFNLGLLLAREGSLPEAALWWTRAAEAGHGRAALRLALLAARRGALAEGHRWCARAVESGPPEVAQRAARLLEALQEELTA; encoded by the coding sequence ATGGCCCTCATGGGGGACAAGGCAAGGCTGTTGGAGACAGGTCGGTTGGTGCACGCGCCCGACGACGGGCGCGCATCCGAGATGCCGCTGGACGCGATGGACGCCGCGGAAGCCGCCGACACCTCCGACGCCGTGATCGAGTCCGAGTACCGGCGGGCCGCCGAGACCGGTGACACCGCCTCCATGAGCGCGCTGGGCGCGCTGCTGCTGCGCCGCGGCGACCTGGACAGTGCCGAACCGTACCTGCGCTCCGCCACCGCCGCCGGCGACCGGGCCGCCGCCAACAACCTGGGAGTCCTCCTCCACCAGCGCGGATACGCCGACGAGGCCGCCGACTGGTGGCGCATTGCGGCCGTCGCGGGCTCCGCCGCCGCCGCCCACGCCCTGGGCCGCCACTACCGCGAGCGGGGCGATGAGCCCGCCGCCGAGTACTGGCTGCGCCAGTCCGCCGAGTCCGGGCACTGCCTGGGCGCGTACGCCCTGGCCGACCTCCTGGAGCACCGCGGCGACGGCGACGCCGAACGCTGGTTCAGGGCCGCCGCCGAACGCGGCCACCGCGAAGCCGCGTACCGTCTCGCGCGCGCCCTGGACGTCCGCGGCACGCCCACGGAACGGGGCCTGCTGGACGAGCGGGGCGTACTGGACGAGCGGGGCGTGCTCGGGGAGAGCGCGGCGGCGACGGACACGGGCCGTTTCGCGGCCGGCCCGGAGCGCTCCCGGGCCGCCGAGGCCGAGCAGTGGTACCGCCAGGCCGCCGCCCGCGGCCACCGCCGGGCCGCCCTCCACCTGGGCACCCTCCTGGAGGAGCGGGGCGACACCCAGGAGGCGGGCCGCTGGTACCTGTGCGCGGCCAAGGGCGGCGAGGCGCGCGCGGCCTGCGCGCTGGGCTTCCTGCTGCGCGACGCGGGGGACGACGAGAGCGCCGCCGAGTGGTGGCGCCGGGCGGCCCAGGACGGTGACGGCAACGCCGCCAACGCGCTGGGCGCGCTGCACGCCGACCGCGGCGAGACCCAGACCGCCGAGCGCTGGTACCGCGCGGCCCTTGAGGCGGGGGACGTCAACGGCGCGTACAACATCGGCCTGCTCTGCGCCGAGCAGGGCCGGGCCGGGCTCGGCGAGCCGTGGTACCGCAAGGCCGCCTACGCAGGGCACCGCGAGGCCGCCAACGCGCTCGCCGTCCTGCTGCTCCAGCGCGGCGACTCCGCCGGCGCCGAGCCGTGGTTCTCCAAGGCGGCCGAGGCGGGCAGCGTGGACGCCGCCTTCAACCTCGGCATCCTCTACGCCGGGCGCGGTGAGGACCGTACGGCCCATCAGTGGTACGAGCGGGCCGCGGCGGCCGGACACACCGAGGCGGCGCTCCAGGTCGCCATCGTGCACCTGCGCGAGGGGGACCTGGCCGCGGCCGAGCGCCATCTGCGCTGCGCGGCGGACGGCGGCAGCGCCGAGGCGGCGTTCCGGCTGGCCGACCTCCTGGACCGCAGGGCGGGCGAGACGGGCGGCCGGGACGACAACGAGAGCACCCGGTGGTACGAGCGGGCCGCCCACCAGGGCCACCGGCGCGCCCAGGTGCGGGTCGGCATGTTCGCGGCGGCCCGGGGGGACGTGGTCGAGGCGGCGCAGTGGTACCGCGCGGCGGCCGAGGCCGGCAGCCGCAACGGCGCCTTCAACCTGGGGCTGCTGCTGGCCCGTGAGGGCAGTCTGCCCGAGGCGGCGCTGTGGTGGACCCGGGCCGCCGAGGCGGGCCACGGCCGCGCGGCCCTGCGGCTGGCGCTGCTCGCCGCCCGGCGCGGCGCACTGGCCGAGGGGCACCGCTGGTGCGCGCGGGCGGTGGAGTCCGGGCCGCCGGAGGTGGCGCAGCGGGCGGCGCGCCTTCTGGAGGCCCTTCAGGAGGAGCTGACCGCGTAG
- a CDS encoding PDZ domain-containing protein: MPRRTATLLASTLMLIALLCAGVLIPVPYSEMSPGPTVNTLGDHGGEPVLQITGHKTYPTSGHLNMTTVRVTGPDYRMNLVEAVYGWLAHDNTVVPHRTLYPEGQTSEQADQENAEEFSQSQESAKVAAMKELKIPVATQTVVASVMKDKPADGKLHAGDVIKAVDGTAVKGRDDVAKLVTKHKPGQKVRFTVIPVKEAAAAEKKGKRPEGPGKEITVPTEKAQDGRAIVGIQAGTDHVFPFTIDIKLADIGGPSAGLMFALGIVDKLTPDDLTGGRFVAGTGTIDDQGKVGPIGGIAMKIVAARAKGAEYFLTPKDNCATAAKDTPEGLQLIKVETIDDAMKALAQIRKGDTSGLPGCGSANRS, encoded by the coding sequence ATGCCACGCCGCACCGCGACGCTGCTCGCCTCGACCCTGATGCTGATCGCGCTGCTCTGCGCCGGAGTGCTGATTCCGGTGCCGTACTCCGAGATGTCCCCCGGACCCACCGTGAACACCCTCGGTGATCACGGCGGGGAACCGGTCCTGCAGATCACCGGTCACAAGACCTACCCGACCAGCGGCCATCTGAACATGACCACGGTCCGTGTCACCGGCCCGGACTACCGCATGAACCTCGTCGAAGCGGTCTACGGCTGGCTGGCGCACGACAACACGGTGGTGCCCCACCGGACCCTGTACCCCGAGGGGCAGACGTCCGAGCAGGCCGATCAGGAGAACGCCGAGGAATTCTCCCAGTCCCAGGAGAGCGCCAAGGTCGCCGCCATGAAGGAGCTGAAGATCCCGGTCGCCACGCAGACCGTCGTCGCCTCCGTCATGAAGGACAAGCCGGCCGACGGGAAGCTGCACGCCGGCGATGTGATCAAGGCTGTGGACGGTACAGCGGTCAAGGGCCGTGACGACGTCGCCAAGCTCGTCACCAAGCACAAGCCGGGACAGAAGGTCCGCTTCACGGTCATTCCCGTCAAGGAAGCGGCGGCGGCGGAGAAGAAGGGCAAGCGGCCCGAGGGTCCGGGGAAGGAGATCACCGTCCCCACCGAGAAGGCCCAGGACGGCCGGGCCATCGTCGGCATCCAGGCGGGCACCGACCACGTCTTCCCGTTCACCATCGACATCAAGCTGGCGGACATCGGTGGCCCCAGCGCCGGGCTGATGTTCGCCCTGGGTATCGTCGACAAGCTCACGCCGGACGACCTGACCGGCGGCCGGTTCGTGGCCGGTACGGGAACCATCGACGACCAGGGCAAGGTCGGCCCGATCGGCGGCATCGCGATGAAGATCGTCGCCGCGCGCGCCAAGGGGGCCGAGTACTTCCTCACTCCCAAGGACAACTGCGCGACCGCCGCCAAGGACACGCCCGAGGGTCTCCAGTTGATCAAGGTCGAGACCATCGACGACGCCATGAAGGCCCTGGCGCAGATCCGCAAGGGGGACACGTCCGGCCTGCCGGGCTGCGGCTCGGCGAACCGGTCGTAG